CTCTAGTTCGACGACGCTGCGAGATGGGGCGGCGGAGTTACTCGAAGGGTGGTATGACCCAACTCGCCTCGCCAACCCCAACTCGTCGACACGGGGAATAGAGGGGATCTACTACACCCGTGGTAACCAGGTCCCGGTCTCGCTGCAGGGGGTCGACGAGCGGACGGGAATCAGCGTCGAACTCCCGTTCGGCTCCGAGTACGACCAGATCTACGAGCCACTGTTCTGGTACGGGGTCAGCGCTGATGGCGAACTCCCCCGTGAGGACCGCTACGACCTCAACTACGGGCTACTGCGTAACTGGGCAGACGACTCCGTTGCCGAGTTTAAACGAGGGATGCGTGAGCGTATCGAGGATTGTTTCGAAGGCTGGACCATCGAGGAGTTCGTCGTCGTAGCCCAGTACCTCCTCATCAATGCGGCGCAGGGGAAAACCGAGTTGACGCGCGACTTGGTGTTCGAGTCCTACGATCTCTCGACGAACGACTACCCCCACCCATTCAAAAAGCGGTTCAAGAGGACTCACCCCTTCTTCGAAGCGTTCAGCAACTTGACCACCAAGAGCAGCGTTCCAGCCGACCTCGCGGAGGGGTTCTTCAAGATCAAGGAGAACTTCGTCGATTCAGAGCGGCTGAACGAGGCCTACGGAGCGGTCGCCAACGACCTCGAGACATACCTCGAGGAAGCGATGTTCATCGACACCAATAACCTCCCAGATGCGTACAAGGTTGGAACGACGCGGAAGAAGGCGACAATCAAGCTAGCGTCCGTCCTTGAGTGCGTGAAGGTCTTCTCACAGGAGGTCAACGGACTCGGTCCGAGTGATATCGAGTATATTACTAAAACCGTAGAAGAAATTGACGAATGGTACGACAAGAGCCACTCGCTGCACGAACTCCGGGAGCTATACGACGAGTTGCTAGAGATCATCGGCGACCTCGACGTGAACATGCGTACTAGGTGGGAAGAGAGACGGGAACGCCTCGATGACGAGGCTCAGTTCCAGCTTGGGGCGTTCGCGAAGGACATCGAGCGGTTCCGGGAGATTGAATCCGCAGGTGGACATGAACTCGTCGGACTGATGCACGAGTTCGAGAAAAGTCGGGAGAAAGCCGAAGAGTGGAAAATCTACGAGGCCATCGGCGAGATGATCGAGACTGCACGAGTCGTCGATATTCCCGAGATAGACAACGAACTGGAGAGCGCAGTCAGAGACTCCGAGGAGTTCCATGACCTCGTCGGGACACGCAACGAGATTGCCGACGTCATCGGAGGTGAGTGACCATGTCATCAAATCTTGAAGAAACAGTCGAAGCGCTGCGATCGAAAGCGGATGACTACCAGGAGGCAACGAACTTCGAGGCTAAACTAGGGGAACACACCAGGAGCGCGTCGTCGCTGGAGACGTCTCTCGTCGGGCTTCGAAAGCGGATGGAAGAGGTTGAACGACTGAACGATATCTACACGCGGGTCTTCGGCCGTGACACGCCCGGGGCAGTCGAGGACGCGCGCCATCGAGCGCGTCAGGTTCTGGACCGGACCGCGGACGACTACTGGGAGGTGATTGACGACGACCGGAGCGAACAGTACAAGGCCAAGGTCCAGACTGCGAAGTCAGAGGCCGACGACGCGCGGACACTCCTCCGTGCGGAACTGAACGATCTCCAGACCGCTTGGCAGAGCGACGTCCGGGCGGCAAAACGGATTCAGACGCTGATGCCCGACTCTCGGGAGTCGTCCCGGCTGCTCAACGACATCGAGGAATTTGTCGGCAAACGCATATGGGATGACTCCACCGACGTCAACTCTCTGCAGGGGGAGTGGCAGGGACTTGAGCGGAAGTGGAACGACGGCGTCGTCAGCTGGAACGAACTGCAGAAACGGTACCGCCTCGGCGACGACACGATCGACCTCCTGAAGGAGCTCGCACAGGGTGAGAACGTCTCCTTCCGTGACCTCGACGGTGACGTCGTAGAGGAACTGCTGAACGTCGACGAGTTCCGTGACGTACTCGAGGTGACGCTGTAGGAATGGAGAACCCGACTCAGCGCGCCACCGAGGCCGTTAGCGCTTACCGGAACCACTTTGTCGGCCGGACGGGGCCGGCCGCGCGAAGCATCGCGAACCGTCAGGAGCGGTTGCTCGAGGACCCTGACGGTCTGGTCAACGTCCGTGGGCCGTATCTTCAGGCGCTGGACGTGCCCAACTGGAGCGATGAGTCATGGCGATCGTTCGCCTCGCGCGTAAGGCTGAACCCGCTCATCAAGAAGACCTTCGACGATCTAGGGTTCCGGCGCCTGTACGACTTCCAAGAGCGGAGCATCGAGACGATCCGTGACGGTCACGACACCGTCGTCACGGCCGCCACTGGCCGGGGGAAGACCGAGGCGTGGCTGATCCCGATCCTCGACCGCATCTTAGAGAAGAAGCGCCGTGGCGAGGCGGACGGCACGACCGCGACGCTCATCTACCCCACCAAGGCCTTGGCACAGGACCAGTTCAAGCGGTTGGTCCAGTACCTCTACCGGATCAACGAGCAGTGGCCGACAAATCAGCAGATCACGATCGGTATCTACGACGGCGACACGCCGACGAACGTGAGCGCGAACGCTCAGGGGTATCTCGAGTCGTCGTTCAAGTACACCGAGTGTCCCGGCGCGAACGAGGATCTCGAGAAATGTCGAAACTGCGGTCAGGGGGTCCACGTCCACCACAGTGGGCAGTCTTACGAACTCCGCCCAGAGAAGCGTCAGTGCACCGAGGACGTGCCGCTCGATTTCATCCGCCTCACCAAGCATTCGATCCTCACCGAGGGCGTTGACATCCTGTTGACGAACCCGGACACGATCAACATGAAGCTCGTGAACGTTAACGCACCCGACGAACACGAGACCTTCGTGTATGATCCCGAGTACCTCGTGTTCGACGAGGTACACACCTACGACGGTCTGTTCGGGAGCTATACCGCCACGCTGACCAAGCGCATGCGCGCCCTCCGCGAGGACCGCGGGTGCGACGATCTTCAGGTGATCGCCAGCAGTGCGACCGTTGAGAACGACGTCGAGCTATTCCAGCAGATCAGCGGCGCGACAGAGGTAAAGCACGTCGACGAGCAGACCCGCTCGCTCGATGCGCCATTGGAGACGGGTATGCCGCCCGCGTTCACTGAGTCGACGCTTGACGAGGCAGATCTGCTGGCATTCGCACGCGGGAAGCAGACTCCTCCGTTGTTGGCCGACATTGATTTTGACGTTGACGCGTCGATACACGACGACGACCGATTACTCGAACTCCTTGGCGACGAACTCTTCGACGTCATTGCGAACAGTGACGGGGACGCGTCACCCGTCGTCACCGCTTTCCGGGCGCTACACGCCGAACTCTCCACGGAGCCCCGGACCTACGAGGCCTTCCTCAGGTGGGTCACGGAAGAGTTCGACCTAACGGAGCCCGAGGCCGAACAGGCGCTGGAGAACTTCACTCTCCTCGGGACGTTCTCCGGCCTCCTCGAGAACCGAACCCATCTCTTTTCGTGGCCGATAGACGGCTTCTACGCCTGTGCCGCCTGTGATGCGGTGTATACCTCGCCACAGGAGACGTGTCGGGCCTGCGGTCACGGCTTCGTCACACGCAGCACATACTGTAGCCGCTGCGATGACGAGTCGCTGGTCGCGTGGTTCTGTCCGTCGTGCGAGCAACTGGACCCCTATGTCCCGAGCGAGGAGGGTGAACGCCGTGCCGACGATGAACACCACTGTCAGCGCTGTCTGGAGGGCCGCAACGAGGAGGTACGCTCACTTCGGGTTACCTTCCAGCCGACACTCGAGTGCGAGTCCTGTGGGGAGCGGACGACGCGGTCGACGCGGACGTCCTGTCAGGAGTGCGCAACCGATCTCGTCCATGTCGGACCGGACCGGTACCAGTGCCCGAATCCTGACTGTGAGACAAGTGTCGAGTACGAACCCGGCTGTTCCGCCTGCGGCGGAGACCAGCGACCGGTCACAGGCGACGGTCCAGTTGACTGTCCTGGCTGCGGGCAATCGTACGAAGCGGACGTTCCGGAGACCTGTGACTGCGGCCGATCGCTGACGCAGACGCGACTGGTTCCCTGGGTGTGTCGGAAGGACTCCTGCGACCGGGAGTACTTCGGCGACCCGCCCGACACCTGTCCCTGCGGATCCTACACGTTCGCGCGAGCGGGGCTGTTCGAAGTGCTCGCCGACTCGTTCTGCGAGTCTTGCGGGACGAGTACCGTCGGAGATCCGGTCTGTGACTGCGACAGTACTGTCAGGACGCGAGAAACGCCGTTCCAGGCGTACCAGACTATTCAGCCGGACGGGAGCGTGCGAGCAGCAAGCTCGTTCTCGAGCGTCGCGCCCTGCACGCACCAAGGGCTGAACTACAATACAGACCGACGATACGACGAGCTTGTCCGAGGGCCGGGGAATCTCGCAGTGACGACCAGCCAGTACCTTCTCCGGCGAGTCGCCGACGAAGAAGGGCACAAAGCGGCCAAGCTCCTCTCGTTCGCGGACTCCCACCGCGACATGAAGGAGGTTGACCGTGATTTCTCTGAGCCCGAAGTGGCGACGCTGCTGGACCAGACGCTGGTCGAGACCACCCGTCAGCGCGAGCCGTGGATCGACGCTGAGACCGTTCTCGACGATGCGATGGGACTGATCGAGGACTTCGGCGACGAACTGGCACCGCCTCAGGATGTCCGCGGGGTTACCTTCAATCTCGCTGAGGAACTCGTCGACGTCCCAAGGCGGCACATGGACACCGAGGAAGCCGTCCGAGACCGACTCCGGCGCCGGCTGTATCCACACAGTTACGCTGGTCGGTACGGGGAGTTTGGGGGTGCTCTCGCAGACGACGGACTGGTCGACATCCGACTCAATCCGGATGTCCGAGCGGGGCTCTCCGCCGAGGAGCGAGGAATCGTACAGGAGGTCGTCAAGAACGGCTCTGGAACCTCAATCGAAAAGATCGATCCGCCGTCCCCGTCAACGGACGTCCGCGGGGTCGTGGACAAACTCGACGATC
Above is a genomic segment from Natronorubrum aibiense containing:
- a CDS encoding DEAD/DEAH box helicase, producing the protein MENPTQRATEAVSAYRNHFVGRTGPAARSIANRQERLLEDPDGLVNVRGPYLQALDVPNWSDESWRSFASRVRLNPLIKKTFDDLGFRRLYDFQERSIETIRDGHDTVVTAATGRGKTEAWLIPILDRILEKKRRGEADGTTATLIYPTKALAQDQFKRLVQYLYRINEQWPTNQQITIGIYDGDTPTNVSANAQGYLESSFKYTECPGANEDLEKCRNCGQGVHVHHSGQSYELRPEKRQCTEDVPLDFIRLTKHSILTEGVDILLTNPDTINMKLVNVNAPDEHETFVYDPEYLVFDEVHTYDGLFGSYTATLTKRMRALREDRGCDDLQVIASSATVENDVELFQQISGATEVKHVDEQTRSLDAPLETGMPPAFTESTLDEADLLAFARGKQTPPLLADIDFDVDASIHDDDRLLELLGDELFDVIANSDGDASPVVTAFRALHAELSTEPRTYEAFLRWVTEEFDLTEPEAEQALENFTLLGTFSGLLENRTHLFSWPIDGFYACAACDAVYTSPQETCRACGHGFVTRSTYCSRCDDESLVAWFCPSCEQLDPYVPSEEGERRADDEHHCQRCLEGRNEEVRSLRVTFQPTLECESCGERTTRSTRTSCQECATDLVHVGPDRYQCPNPDCETSVEYEPGCSACGGDQRPVTGDGPVDCPGCGQSYEADVPETCDCGRSLTQTRLVPWVCRKDSCDREYFGDPPDTCPCGSYTFARAGLFEVLADSFCESCGTSTVGDPVCDCDSTVRTRETPFQAYQTIQPDGSVRAASSFSSVAPCTHQGLNYNTDRRYDELVRGPGNLAVTTSQYLLRRVADEEGHKAAKLLSFADSHRDMKEVDRDFSEPEVATLLDQTLVETTRQREPWIDAETVLDDAMGLIEDFGDELAPPQDVRGVTFNLAEELVDVPRRHMDTEEAVRDRLRRRLYPHSYAGRYGEFGGALADDGLVDIRLNPDVRAGLSAEERGIVQEVVKNGSGTSIEKIDPPSPSTDVRGVVDKLDDRGVLEADDDYVELDPGALEVTLAGDGDDLHYRLSTGGYEHTIDAQFGGRSGDAVPSNASIDALADPEHPRFTARAYRTTYSKPRMLVGQVYHGMTEKKERRELEYLFREGNQPHFLSTGPTMELGVDIGDLDALLLYGTPPNMNAYLQRIGRAGRDSGSSLVHSVSQRNPIDYYYYEQPADLMDADPQPVPLKEYNEEVLRVSLTWGVLDYVAANFVVPWDVERRGRYASVSGGDEFEHRVPSSDDDAAKLTHVMSARTKELGLQSRNSKLAALGTVVHDYDREIRKHLERLLDHRYCVECNRKYDRDADRGTCVDDDCSGELRDALSEFEHLIDEAVERFADRFIDHYGEYRRELEDELEDVQRRWRKLKRDRRRASSGEEARRISEERATLADRKEALRRRLDQIERMSYLDFLRESRQSRYAFNMRSVTNNVGVSLVDAGEDGYLTRSIGEDDGRSMRMAISELHPSAAYLDGGDAYVVSQLSTDEFASSELRERVRRSKASGLAEEYVCPACGEGHDAPGDACNCGADADLRRRRLVVPESVRAHRSDLLMSANGDPARTMYREPSNEIQNTYAERKTEVLEFEPAKRFDLTDEDGEQLGTVEYGNIDVLLHTDSFRAKYKSGEMDGETTPFMLCGDDDCPGIVYRDEDDQLHCSANADHAPAHDTGYELARLGYEYQTDGIRVDLDDTAEAHTLVHGFRVALQYLGGVSIRELSEVVHGDGIVDLFDAQEGGAGVTGLLFENGDGRRNFEQAISLLREHFQCDCDDGCPLCLYQYGCDTHNRGHSFDREGLFERLDRASTAILATDGGTGIERTELNEDTKPDS